A genome region from Arachis duranensis cultivar V14167 chromosome 6, aradu.V14167.gnm2.J7QH, whole genome shotgun sequence includes the following:
- the LOC107491679 gene encoding organelle RRM domain-containing protein 2, mitochondrial, with amino-acid sequence MMAFFSGAQRFLWQSSSVVASHFTPTRFTSTLTSPKLFISGLSRLTTDEKLTEAFSPFGQLLEAKVIMDRASGRSKGYGFVTYATVEDAEKARAGMNAKFIDGWVIFVDPAKPREPRPPQQPQSQPSGAGFTVNKTIGWCG; translated from the exons ATGATGGCGTTCTTCAGTGGAGCTCAGCGATTTCTTTGGCAGTCTTCTTCAGTTGTGGCCTCCCACTTCACCCCTACTCGTTTCACTTCGACTCTTACTTCCCCAAAACTCTTCATCAGCG GTCTTTCAAGACTGACAACAGATGAAAAACTTACTGAAGCGTTTTCTCCTTTCGGGCAGCTGCTTGAAG CAAAGGTTATAATGGATAGAGCCTCTGGACGGTCAAAGGGATACGGATTTGTAACTTATGCAACCGTAGAAGATGCTGAAAAGGCGAGAGCCGGAATGAATGCTAAATTTATTGATGGATGGGTTATATTTGTTGATCCTGCCAAACCAAGAGAGCCCAGACCTCCTCAGCAGCCACAGTCTCAGCCCTCTGGAGCTGGTTTCACGGTTAACAAGACAATTGGATGGTGTGGTTGA
- the LOC107491678 gene encoding uncharacterized protein LOC107491678 isoform X1, with protein MDTHTPVNAVHNTAISELESRFSEVLHIQGNQKSEHASEGNDICNKAKENRCEGVNQKETKLDVKCLKKSPTFPVSKILVPSSSSDEDVDVSSPESSHDQSPLQQTYSRSLTFPLCLQAPRKLISAMKGSREKNNGGSPTKLTVKWAPDVYDPVPSLVSHTVRSRKQPKSRKKKAEKKNGKKGQKSSSSPRGSSSKDKRHFRKLGGTSDLSYKSPDPHDNVIEVNQVMEGSTEFDALDVRSQDPYCGTSFLKTSVTEVHFSLTEAQ; from the exons ATGGACACACACACTCCTGTCAATGCTGTGCACAACACCGCCATAAGTGAACTTGAAAGTAGGTTTAGTGAAGTATTACATATTCAAGGCAATCAGAAATCTGAACATGCATCCGAGGGGAATGATATCTGTAATAAGGCAAAGGAAAACAGATGTGAAGGTGTTAACCAGAAAGAAACAAAACTAGATGTCAAGTGCTTGAAAAAAAGTCCAACTTTTCCAGTTTCTAAGATATTGGTGCCTTCAAGTTCTTCTGACGAGGATGTTGATGTATCATCTCCAGAATCATCACATGATCAGTCTCCTCTGCAGCAAACCTATTCACGATCATTAACTTTTCCT CTGTGCCTTCAGGCTCCTCGGAAGCTTATATCAGCCATGAAAGGTAGCCGTGAGAAGAACAATGGTGGATCACCAACAAAATTGACTGTAAAATGGGCACCAGATGTTTATGATCCAGTACCTTCATTAGTCTCTCACACAGTCAGAAGTAGGAAGCAGCCGAAATCCAGGAAGAAGAAGGCTGAAAAGAAGAATGGGAAGAAGGGTCAGAAGAGCAGCAGTTCGCCGCGGGGGAGCAGCAGCAAAGATAAGAGGCATTTTCGAAAGCTTGGTGGAACTTCTGATCTGAGCTATAAATCGCCGGACCCTCATGACAATGTGATTGAAGTGAATCAAGTGATGGAAGGTTCTACCGAATTTGATGCGCTGGATGTTCGTAGCCAAGACCCCTACTGTGGAACCAGTTTCTTGAAAACATCCGTTACTGAAGTGCACTTCTCCCTCACAGAAGCGCAATGA
- the LOC107491678 gene encoding uncharacterized protein LOC107491678 isoform X2, which translates to MDTHTPVNAVHNTAISELESRFSEVLHIQGNQKSEHASEGNDICNKAKENRCEGVNQKETKLDVKCLKKSPTFPVSKILVPSSSSDEDVDVSSPESSHDQSPLQQTYSRSLTFPAPRKLISAMKGSREKNNGGSPTKLTVKWAPDVYDPVPSLVSHTVRSRKQPKSRKKKAEKKNGKKGQKSSSSPRGSSSKDKRHFRKLGGTSDLSYKSPDPHDNVIEVNQVMEGSTEFDALDVRSQDPYCGTSFLKTSVTEVHFSLTEAQ; encoded by the exons ATGGACACACACACTCCTGTCAATGCTGTGCACAACACCGCCATAAGTGAACTTGAAAGTAGGTTTAGTGAAGTATTACATATTCAAGGCAATCAGAAATCTGAACATGCATCCGAGGGGAATGATATCTGTAATAAGGCAAAGGAAAACAGATGTGAAGGTGTTAACCAGAAAGAAACAAAACTAGATGTCAAGTGCTTGAAAAAAAGTCCAACTTTTCCAGTTTCTAAGATATTGGTGCCTTCAAGTTCTTCTGACGAGGATGTTGATGTATCATCTCCAGAATCATCACATGATCAGTCTCCTCTGCAGCAAACCTATTCACGATCATTAACTTTTCCT GCTCCTCGGAAGCTTATATCAGCCATGAAAGGTAGCCGTGAGAAGAACAATGGTGGATCACCAACAAAATTGACTGTAAAATGGGCACCAGATGTTTATGATCCAGTACCTTCATTAGTCTCTCACACAGTCAGAAGTAGGAAGCAGCCGAAATCCAGGAAGAAGAAGGCTGAAAAGAAGAATGGGAAGAAGGGTCAGAAGAGCAGCAGTTCGCCGCGGGGGAGCAGCAGCAAAGATAAGAGGCATTTTCGAAAGCTTGGTGGAACTTCTGATCTGAGCTATAAATCGCCGGACCCTCATGACAATGTGATTGAAGTGAATCAAGTGATGGAAGGTTCTACCGAATTTGATGCGCTGGATGTTCGTAGCCAAGACCCCTACTGTGGAACCAGTTTCTTGAAAACATCCGTTACTGAAGTGCACTTCTCCCTCACAGAAGCGCAATGA